One segment of Deinococcota bacterium DNA contains the following:
- a CDS encoding alpha-1,4-glucan--maltose-1-phosphate maltosyltransferase — translation MTKTQGAMPPTAPMPMELPEAWSRALILAVRPQIDAGRWPVKRAQDELMEVTADVVGDGHDLVAVELIFGPEGGEERSLRMAPLGNDVFTGTFAADELGRWHYRVRAWVDEFATWQALFRRRVESALRSGYGGEAEGELRSELLEGAALLELAAKEATGEDEEALQGHIEAFRAGEIERALEAEVLELAQRNDPRVRAVGSASLGLLVDRKLARFGAWYEFFPRSAGRPGEHGTLDDAAKQLDYVKEMGFDIVYLPPVHPIGHSYRKGKDNAPSAQEGEPGSPWAIGSQEGGHKAVHPELGGLEAFDRFVARAKELGLEVALDLAYQCSPDHPYVREHPEWFRHRPDGSIRYAENPPKKYQDVYPINFESPDWQNLWLELKDVIAFWAGRGVKVFRVDNPHTKPFAFWEWCFKNLQEEYPELIFLAEAFTRPKVMFALGKVGFNQSYSYFTWRYTKHEFEEYLSELFHTEVREIYRPNFWPNTPDILPPYLNHAGRPVFEARLVMAATLSAAYGIYGPAFELMENEAHPAREEYKNNEKYEIRDWDLNDPRSLKGLIARINRIRRENPALHSNWSLSFHKTDNEQLLAYSKKDGDNLILVVVNLDPHHTQSGWLELPLHDLGLKHDEPYMLKDLLDDERYFWEGARNFVRLDPHKSPAHIFEVRKRVRREQDFDYYM, via the coding sequence CGACCTCGTCGCCGTCGAGCTCATTTTCGGGCCCGAAGGTGGCGAGGAACGGTCGCTGCGCATGGCGCCCCTGGGCAACGACGTGTTCACGGGCACCTTCGCCGCCGACGAGCTCGGCCGCTGGCACTACCGGGTGCGCGCCTGGGTGGACGAGTTCGCCACCTGGCAGGCGCTCTTTCGGCGCCGGGTCGAAAGTGCCCTGCGGAGCGGGTATGGGGGAGAGGCCGAAGGGGAACTGAGGAGCGAGCTCTTAGAGGGCGCGGCGCTCCTCGAGCTCGCGGCCAAGGAGGCCACGGGCGAGGATGAGGAGGCGCTTCAGGGACATATTGAGGCCTTCCGCGCGGGCGAGATCGAGCGGGCGCTCGAGGCCGAGGTGTTGGAGCTCGCCCAGCGCAACGACCCCAGAGTGCGCGCCGTGGGGAGTGCCAGCTTGGGGCTGTTGGTGGACCGCAAGCTGGCCAGATTCGGCGCCTGGTACGAGTTCTTCCCGCGCTCGGCGGGGCGTCCGGGCGAGCACGGCACCCTCGACGACGCCGCTAAGCAGTTGGACTACGTCAAGGAGATGGGCTTCGACATCGTCTACCTGCCGCCCGTTCACCCCATCGGCCACTCCTACCGCAAGGGCAAGGACAACGCCCCCAGCGCCCAAGAGGGCGAGCCCGGCAGCCCCTGGGCGATCGGCTCCCAAGAGGGCGGGCACAAGGCGGTGCATCCCGAGTTGGGCGGTCTGGAAGCCTTTGACAGGTTCGTGGCGCGGGCGAAGGAGCTGGGGCTCGAGGTCGCTCTCGACCTCGCCTACCAGTGCTCGCCCGATCACCCCTACGTTAGGGAGCACCCCGAGTGGTTCCGCCACCGCCCCGACGGCTCGATCCGCTACGCCGAAAACCCGCCCAAAAAGTACCAGGACGTCTACCCCATCAACTTCGAAAGCCCCGACTGGCAGAACCTGTGGCTTGAACTGAAAGATGTCATCGCCTTCTGGGCGGGCCGCGGCGTCAAGGTATTCAGGGTCGACAACCCCCACACCAAGCCCTTTGCCTTCTGGGAGTGGTGCTTCAAGAACCTCCAGGAGGAGTACCCCGAGCTGATTTTCCTGGCCGAGGCCTTTACCCGGCCCAAGGTGATGTTTGCTCTCGGCAAGGTGGGCTTCAACCAGTCCTACAGCTACTTCACCTGGCGCTACACCAAGCACGAGTTCGAGGAGTACTTGAGCGAGCTCTTCCATACCGAGGTCCGCGAGATCTACCGGCCCAACTTCTGGCCCAACACCCCCGACATCCTGCCGCCCTACCTGAACCACGCCGGCCGGCCCGTCTTCGAGGCGCGGCTGGTAATGGCGGCGACGCTGTCGGCGGCCTACGGCATCTACGGCCCGGCCTTCGAGCTGATGGAAAACGAGGCTCACCCCGCCCGCGAGGAGTACAAGAACAACGAGAAGTACGAGATCCGCGACTGGGACCTGAACGACCCGCGCTCCTTGAAGGGCCTGATCGCCAGGATCAACAGGATCCGCCGGGAGAACCCGGCCCTGCACAGCAACTGGAGCCTGAGCTTCCACAAGACCGACAACGAGCAACTGCTGGCCTACTCCAAGAAGGACGGCGACAATTTGATCCTGGTGGTGGTCAACCTGGACCCCCACCACACCCAGTCGGGCTGGCTCGAGCTGCCGCTCCATGACCTCGGCCTGAAGCACGACGAGCCCTACATGCTAAAGGACCTCCTGGACGACGAGCGCTACTTCTGGGAGGGCGCGCGCAACTTCGTGCGGCTCGACCCGCACAAGAGCCCGGCGCACATCTTCGAGGTGAGAAAGCGGGTGCGGCGCGAGCAGGACTTCGACTACTACATGTGA
- a CDS encoding BrnA antitoxin family protein yields the protein MKDAKTSVSQASSYQEIGDYWDAHDLGDIWERTKAVAIEVGLASSVRYYPLERGLSERLRDLAKERGVSPETLLNLWLQEKMREEAVR from the coding sequence ATGAAGGACGCTAAAACCTCGGTATCCCAGGCCTCGTCCTACCAAGAGATTGGCGATTATTGGGACGCACATGACCTTGGCGACATCTGGGAGCGAACCAAAGCTGTAGCCATCGAAGTAGGCCTTGCTTCGTCCGTCAGGTATTATCCCCTCGAAAGAGGGCTTTCCGAGAGACTTCGTGACCTGGCCAAAGAGCGCGGTGTTTCTCCAGAAACGCTCCTCAACTTGTGGTTGCAAGAGAAGATGCGTGAAGAAGCCGTCAGGTGA
- the treS gene encoding maltose alpha-D-glucosyltransferase — MDEVTMDPLWHKDAVIYELHVRSFYDSNNDGYGDFAGLREKLPYLEELGVNTLWLLPFYQSPLRDDGYDIADYYQILPVHGTLDDFKAFLDEAHARGMRVVTELVLNHTSDQHPWFQEARVPGSAKRDWYVWSDSAEKYKGVRIIFKDTEYSNWTWDPVAGAYYWHRFFGHQPDLNWDNPAVEKALHEVMFYWFDLGVDGLRLDAVPYLYEREGTSCENLPETLDAIKRLRKAIEDRYGPGKILLAEANQWPEDTVPYFGEGGEGVQMAFNFPLMPRMYLAVRRENRQPIVEMLGHTEEIPEEAQWALFLRNHDELTLEMVTDEERDFMYYEYAADPQFRLNLGIRRRLAPLLGGERRRIELMNALLLSLPGSPILYYGDEIGMGDNTFLGDRNGVRTPMQWSPDKNAGFSRAPFHTLFLPPVSEGRYSYQFVNVESERNNPYSFYHFTRRLIALRGQHARTFGRGSLRVLDVENPRVFAFLRQHEGETILVVTNLSRFAQAASLPLADFSDCAPVELFSQAPFPPITAEGYPLTLGPHSFYWFVLRPKAALAEDEALPEEGVADILRALPVLTLTGGLETIVIDTMVQGESRKGLERLLPGYLRGQRWFGAKERPILSVRLEDAVRLQAQAFSGYLALVRVAYEGGVERYFLPLARMSEEEASSALAERPQAAIARLSGPFGRNVLYDATADPAFWLALYEQTRAGWKGRSLKGLYSAATGKGAVLPPAEGARVLGVEQSNSSAVFGSAAFAKLYRRLEEGPNPEVEMLSYLTSAGFPFVPRMLARLSFNRGPLELSLGVVQDYLAGDGDAWGYALTETSRYLNRVSDTALPSELYPLPGQPIPAWLEHSGGDILHMVRLLGVRTAELHLSLAKAETPALRPEPTEAGDLLALRERVHARAEEVRLALTERGSEGRPADDLFARGLAKLDELNPETPAAPGGWQKIRVHGDYHLGQVLMSQGEYYLLDFEGEPAKPLAERRRRDQALRDVAGMLRSLDYAGLMAWRRHLAEHPELASKDGDLETWVGSLTRWSEAVFLDAYYATAGEASFLPPAGVRDRLVWAYQLDKALYEVHYELGHRPDWVDLPLKGLRRLLTEL, encoded by the coding sequence ATGGACGAGGTGACTATGGACCCCTTGTGGCACAAGGACGCGGTGATCTACGAGCTTCACGTGCGCTCCTTTTACGACTCGAACAACGACGGCTACGGCGACTTCGCGGGGCTGAGGGAAAAGCTGCCCTACTTGGAGGAGTTGGGCGTCAACACGCTCTGGCTGCTGCCCTTTTACCAGTCGCCCTTGCGCGACGACGGCTACGACATCGCCGACTACTACCAGATCCTGCCCGTCCACGGCACCCTGGACGACTTCAAGGCCTTTTTGGACGAGGCGCACGCGCGCGGCATGCGCGTCGTCACCGAGCTCGTCTTGAACCACACCTCCGACCAGCACCCCTGGTTCCAGGAGGCCCGCGTTCCCGGCTCGGCCAAGCGCGACTGGTACGTGTGGAGCGACTCCGCCGAGAAGTACAAGGGCGTGCGCATCATCTTCAAGGACACCGAGTACTCCAACTGGACCTGGGACCCGGTGGCGGGCGCCTACTACTGGCACAGGTTTTTCGGCCACCAGCCCGACCTCAACTGGGACAACCCCGCGGTCGAAAAGGCGCTTCACGAGGTGATGTTCTACTGGTTCGACCTGGGCGTAGACGGGCTCAGGCTCGACGCCGTGCCCTACCTCTACGAGCGCGAGGGCACGTCCTGTGAGAACCTGCCCGAAACCCTGGACGCCATCAAGCGCCTGCGCAAGGCCATCGAGGACCGCTACGGCCCCGGCAAGATCCTCCTGGCCGAGGCCAACCAGTGGCCCGAGGACACCGTGCCCTACTTTGGCGAAGGGGGCGAGGGCGTACAGATGGCCTTCAACTTCCCCTTGATGCCCCGGATGTACTTAGCGGTGCGCCGCGAGAACCGCCAGCCTATCGTCGAGATGCTGGGGCACACCGAGGAGATCCCCGAGGAGGCGCAGTGGGCGCTGTTTTTGCGCAACCACGACGAGCTCACCCTCGAGATGGTCACCGACGAAGAGCGCGACTTCATGTACTACGAGTACGCCGCCGACCCGCAGTTTCGGCTGAACCTGGGCATCAGGCGCCGCCTAGCGCCGCTCCTGGGCGGCGAGCGCCGCCGCATCGAGCTCATGAACGCCCTGCTGCTATCCCTGCCGGGCAGCCCCATCCTCTACTACGGCGACGAGATCGGCATGGGCGACAACACCTTTTTGGGCGACCGCAACGGCGTGCGCACCCCCATGCAGTGGAGCCCCGACAAGAACGCGGGCTTTTCGCGCGCGCCCTTTCACACCCTCTTCCTGCCGCCCGTCAGCGAGGGGCGCTACTCCTACCAGTTCGTCAACGTCGAGTCCGAAAGGAACAACCCCTACTCGTTCTACCACTTCACCCGGCGCCTCATCGCCTTGCGCGGCCAGCACGCCAGGACCTTCGGCCGGGGCAGTCTGAGGGTCTTAGACGTCGAGAACCCCCGGGTCTTCGCCTTCTTGCGGCAGCATGAGGGCGAGACCATCCTGGTGGTCACCAACCTCTCACGCTTTGCCCAGGCGGCCTCCTTGCCGCTCGCCGACTTCAGCGACTGCGCGCCCGTCGAACTGTTCAGCCAGGCGCCCTTCCCGCCCATCACCGCGGAGGGTTACCCGCTCACGCTCGGGCCGCACTCCTTTTACTGGTTCGTTCTGCGCCCCAAGGCCGCGCTCGCCGAGGACGAGGCCCTGCCCGAGGAGGGCGTGGCCGACATCCTGCGCGCCCTGCCCGTGCTCACCCTGACGGGCGGCTTGGAGACCATAGTCATAGACACCATGGTCCAGGGCGAGTCGCGCAAGGGCTTGGAGCGGCTCCTGCCCGGCTACCTGCGGGGCCAGCGCTGGTTCGGCGCCAAGGAGAGGCCCATCCTTTCGGTGCGGCTCGAGGACGCCGTGCGGCTCCAGGCCCAAGCCTTTTCCGGCTATCTGGCCTTGGTGCGCGTCGCCTACGAAGGCGGCGTCGAGCGCTACTTCCTGCCCCTGGCCCGGATGAGCGAGGAGGAGGCGAGCAGCGCCCTGGCCGAGCGTCCCCAGGCCGCCATCGCCCGGCTGAGCGGTCCCTTCGGCCGCAACGTGCTCTACGATGCGACCGCCGATCCGGCCTTCTGGCTGGCCCTCTACGAGCAGACCCGCGCGGGCTGGAAGGGCCGCAGCCTCAAGGGCCTCTACAGCGCCGCGACGGGCAAGGGTGCCGTCCTGCCGCCGGCAGAGGGCGCGCGCGTGCTTGGCGTCGAGCAGAGCAACTCCTCGGCGGTCTTTGGCAGCGCGGCCTTCGCCAAGCTCTACCGCAGGCTCGAGGAGGGCCCCAACCCCGAGGTCGAGATGCTCAGCTACCTGACTAGCGCGGGCTTTCCCTTCGTGCCGCGGATGCTGGCGCGGCTCTCGTTCAACCGCGGGCCCCTGGAACTCAGCCTGGGCGTGGTGCAGGACTACCTGGCCGGCGACGGCGACGCCTGGGGTTACGCGCTCACCGAGACCTCGCGCTACTTGAACCGGGTGAGCGACACCGCCTTGCCGAGCGAGCTCTACCCCCTGCCGGGCCAGCCCATCCCCGCCTGGCTCGAGCACAGCGGCGGCGACATCCTCCACATGGTCCGCCTGCTGGGCGTCCGCACCGCTGAGCTGCACCTGAGCCTCGCCAAGGCCGAGACCCCGGCGCTGAGGCCCGAGCCCACCGAGGCCGGCGACCTCTTGGCGCTCCGTGAGCGCGTCCATGCGCGCGCCGAGGAGGTGCGTCTGGCGTTGACGGAGAGAGGAAGCGAAGGCCGGCCGGCCGACGACCTCTTCGCGCGGGGCCTCGCCAAGCTGGACGAGCTGAATCCGGAGACCCCGGCCGCGCCAGGCGGCTGGCAAAAGATCCGCGTCCACGGCGACTACCACCTCGGCCAGGTCCTGATGAGCCAGGGCGAGTACTACCTGCTCGACTTCGAGGGCGAGCCCGCCAAGCCCTTGGCCGAGCGCCGCCGGCGCGACCAGGCGCTGCGCGACGTGGCGGGCATGCTGCGCTCCCTCGATTACGCCGGGCTGATGGCCTGGCGCAGGCACCTAGCAGAGCATCCCGAGCTGGCGAGCAAGGATGGCGACTTAGAGACCTGGGTGGGGTCGCTCACCCGCTGGAGCGAGGCGGTCTTCTTGGACGCCTACTACGCCACCGCCGGCGAGGCGAGCTTCCTGCCGCCCGCGGGGGTCCGCGACCGCCTCGTCTGGGCCTACCAACTCGACAAGGCGCTCTACGAGGTGCACTACGAGCTCGGCCACCGCCCCGACTGGGTGGACCTGCCGCTCAAGGGCTTGAGGCGGCTCCTGACGGAGCTGTAG